In one window of Pseudoalteromonas espejiana DSM 9414 DNA:
- the pepP gene encoding Xaa-Pro aminopeptidase produces MVEIQKSEFKARRERLLAQMDANSIAIIPAASEVTRSRDTEYAFRQDSDFFYLTGFNEPDAVLVLCNNSDTPSTLFCLDKDKQAEIWHGRRIGFEKAKNEYFFDETYALSELTEQLLDLVNGQQILFYAQGAYPRFDTKVFTLLSTLRSGSRKGLKAPSTIKEIRGLIHEMRLFKSPSEVNIMREGCEISARGHMRAMRYSHPGATEFQLEAELHHHYAMNGAPHPAYGTIVGSGDNANILHYTQNSDVLKAGDLVLIDSGCELQGYAADITRTFPVNGQFSEPQAVLYNIVLKAQEVAFEEVKPGGLMSHANKRAMEVMTQGLIELGILTGDFDELMATGACKEYYMHGLGHWLGLDVHDVGDYKQNNVERAFEPGMVLTIEPGLYISEDSNAPQQYKGIGIRIEDNLLITESGYENLTLSVPKTINDIEALMQSAKNA; encoded by the coding sequence ATGGTTGAAATACAAAAGTCAGAATTTAAAGCACGTCGCGAGCGCTTACTTGCGCAAATGGATGCTAACAGTATTGCTATTATTCCTGCTGCTAGCGAAGTAACTCGCAGCCGCGATACCGAATATGCTTTTAGACAAGACAGTGACTTTTTTTACTTAACAGGCTTTAACGAACCCGATGCCGTTTTAGTGCTGTGTAACAACAGCGACACACCTAGTACGCTATTTTGCCTTGATAAAGACAAACAAGCTGAGATTTGGCATGGCCGCAGAATTGGCTTCGAAAAAGCTAAAAATGAGTACTTCTTCGACGAAACTTACGCATTAAGTGAGCTAACTGAACAATTATTAGATTTGGTTAACGGTCAGCAGATTTTATTTTATGCACAAGGCGCATACCCTCGCTTTGATACCAAAGTATTTACTTTGTTAAGTACGCTTAGAAGTGGTTCGCGAAAAGGCCTAAAAGCACCAAGTACTATAAAAGAAATACGCGGCCTGATTCATGAAATGCGTTTGTTTAAATCGCCAAGCGAAGTAAACATTATGCGTGAAGGCTGCGAAATAAGTGCTCGCGGACACATGCGGGCAATGCGTTATTCGCACCCGGGTGCTACTGAGTTTCAGCTAGAGGCTGAGCTGCATCATCATTATGCAATGAACGGTGCCCCGCACCCAGCTTACGGTACTATTGTTGGCAGTGGCGATAACGCTAATATTTTGCACTACACACAAAATAGCGATGTGTTAAAAGCAGGCGACCTAGTATTAATTGACTCAGGTTGTGAGCTACAAGGTTACGCTGCTGATATTACACGGACCTTCCCTGTAAATGGACAATTTAGTGAGCCGCAAGCCGTGCTTTATAACATTGTACTTAAAGCACAAGAGGTGGCTTTTGAAGAGGTTAAACCCGGCGGGCTTATGTCGCACGCTAATAAACGTGCAATGGAAGTAATGACTCAAGGTTTAATCGAACTCGGTATTTTAACCGGCGACTTTGACGAGCTAATGGCAACAGGGGCATGCAAAGAATATTACATGCACGGGCTTGGGCATTGGCTTGGTTTAGATGTTCACGATGTAGGTGACTACAAACAAAATAATGTTGAACGCGCATTTGAGCCAGGTATGGTTTTAACCATAGAGCCTGGGCTTTATATAAGTGAAGATTCAAACGCACCGCAGCAATATAAAGGCATTGGTATTCGTATTGAAGATAACCTACTGATCACCGAATCAGGGTACGAAAACCTAACCCTAAGCGTGCCTAAAACCATAAATGATATTGAAGCACTAATGCAAAGCGCTAAAAACGCATAA
- a CDS encoding efflux RND transporter permease subunit, with the protein MIAWFTKNHVAANLLLITLLLTGLFSLSSQIPLEVFPSFETDRISVSVTLRGSTPEDVEQGVTIRIEEAVQDLEGIEQISSRSSEGSASVTIEVESGYDPRELLADIKSRVDAINTFPADAEKPIVALAERKREVIAVTVSSDYGEKETLEYAEQVRDDILRLPNVTQVELSGVRDYELAIEVSQDTLRQYNLTLAQISTAVAKSSSDISAGNLKTEGGDVLISSKGQAYRKDEFANIVVKNQRDGTVIRLGDIAIINDDFEETPVRTRFNGKQAAFIDVYRIGPQSAIDVADDVKNYIEDHQSSLPQGFALSYWDDDSQVVKSRIATLTSSALQGGILVLALLTLFLRPAIAFWVFIGIPVSFMGAFIAMPIFGVTLNIMSLFGFILVLGIVVDDAIVTGENVYTHLKTAESGEQAAILGTQEVATPVTFGVLTTVAAFLPLAFIEGARGALFAQIPVVVIPVLLFSLIESKFVLPAHLKYIKLRNQKTKSSKLEVLQQRFADGFESAILKYYQPILSKGLRYKLATVSLFVGVFFIILTMITSGWTKFVFFPRIPSETVRVTLTLPTGTPFEVTNKYVMDMSQKAQLLQDKYRDEDTGESVILNILASTGGRGGVSNSGSVRFEITPAESRDSDIGSRELVSEWRDLIGIIPGAESLTFRAEIGRSSDPIDVQLSGTSLDTLQKIAESVKTRLSTYPTVFDIADSMSDGKEELQIELTEQGFALGLNRVDVANQVRNSFFGSQVQRIQRGRDDVRVMVRLPIEERRSVADLQNILITTPTGGSVPLSHVATLIAGQSPSTINRIDRYRTLNVTADIEKSNTNMTALQADLTEYLDELMQQYPGVDYKLEGEAKEQRESFGSLAWALLFVFFIIYSLLAIPLKSYMQPLIVMSVIPFGMIGAVVGHWIMGMDLTIMSLLGMLALIGVVVNDSLVLVDFINKKRSEGGKIIDAVKLAGAARFRPVMLTSLTTFIGLMPLLFEKATQAQFLIPMAVSLGFGIVFATFITLILVPVNYMLMERFQSWFR; encoded by the coding sequence ATGATTGCTTGGTTTACCAAAAACCATGTAGCGGCTAACTTATTACTTATAACCTTGCTGCTAACGGGTTTGTTTAGCTTATCGAGCCAAATTCCGCTTGAAGTGTTTCCATCGTTTGAAACCGACCGTATCAGCGTAAGCGTTACCTTGCGTGGCTCAACCCCTGAAGATGTAGAGCAAGGGGTGACCATTCGCATAGAAGAAGCGGTTCAAGATTTAGAAGGCATAGAGCAAATTTCTAGCCGTTCGTCTGAGGGCTCTGCTTCGGTAACGATAGAAGTAGAAAGTGGGTACGACCCACGTGAGTTATTAGCCGATATAAAAAGCCGAGTTGATGCAATAAACACTTTTCCGGCCGATGCTGAAAAACCAATTGTGGCACTAGCAGAGCGCAAGCGAGAAGTAATTGCGGTTACTGTATCGAGCGATTACGGGGAAAAAGAAACCCTAGAATACGCTGAGCAAGTGCGCGATGACATTTTACGCCTACCTAATGTAACGCAAGTAGAGCTAAGCGGTGTACGCGATTACGAACTTGCCATAGAAGTAAGCCAAGATACCTTACGCCAATACAATTTGACCCTGGCGCAAATATCAACAGCCGTGGCTAAATCAAGCTCAGATATATCTGCCGGTAATTTAAAAACCGAAGGTGGCGATGTACTTATAAGCTCAAAGGGGCAAGCTTACCGTAAAGACGAATTTGCCAATATTGTGGTTAAAAACCAAAGAGATGGCACGGTTATTCGCTTAGGTGATATTGCCATTATTAACGATGACTTTGAAGAAACCCCAGTACGTACACGCTTTAATGGCAAACAAGCCGCTTTTATTGATGTATACCGCATCGGCCCACAAAGCGCGATTGATGTAGCAGATGATGTAAAAAACTACATAGAGGATCACCAGAGCTCATTACCTCAAGGTTTTGCACTTAGCTATTGGGACGACGACTCGCAAGTAGTAAAAAGCCGTATTGCAACGTTAACCAGTAGCGCCCTACAAGGGGGCATTTTGGTGCTGGCGTTACTGACCTTGTTTTTACGCCCAGCTATAGCCTTTTGGGTATTTATTGGTATTCCTGTTTCATTTATGGGCGCATTTATTGCGATGCCTATTTTTGGTGTCACCCTTAATATAATGAGCTTATTTGGCTTTATTTTAGTGCTGGGTATTGTTGTAGATGATGCCATAGTAACGGGGGAGAACGTTTATACCCACCTAAAAACCGCTGAGTCGGGCGAACAAGCTGCTATTTTAGGCACGCAAGAAGTGGCAACGCCGGTTACGTTTGGCGTGTTAACAACAGTGGCTGCCTTTTTACCTTTAGCGTTTATTGAAGGTGCACGCGGAGCTTTATTTGCACAAATTCCGGTGGTGGTTATTCCGGTATTACTGTTCTCGTTAATTGAGTCTAAGTTTGTGCTACCTGCTCATTTAAAATACATAAAACTTCGTAATCAAAAAACAAAATCATCAAAGCTTGAAGTACTTCAGCAGCGTTTTGCAGACGGATTTGAAAGCGCTATTTTAAAGTACTACCAACCTATTTTATCAAAAGGGTTACGTTATAAATTAGCCACGGTGAGTTTGTTTGTTGGCGTGTTTTTTATTATTTTAACCATGATCACCAGCGGTTGGACTAAGTTTGTGTTTTTTCCGCGTATTCCAAGCGAAACCGTGCGTGTTACATTAACCTTGCCAACAGGCACACCGTTTGAAGTTACCAATAAATATGTAATGGATATGTCGCAAAAAGCGCAGCTATTACAAGATAAATACCGCGATGAAGACACCGGCGAAAGCGTTATCTTAAACATTTTAGCCTCTACAGGTGGGCGCGGTGGCGTGTCTAATTCAGGCAGTGTGCGCTTTGAAATAACACCAGCTGAGAGCCGCGACTCTGACATTGGCTCGCGCGAGTTAGTAAGCGAGTGGCGTGATTTAATTGGTATTATTCCAGGGGCCGAAAGCTTAACCTTTAGAGCCGAAATTGGGCGCAGCTCTGACCCTATTGACGTGCAGCTAAGTGGCACATCGCTTGATACACTACAAAAAATAGCCGAAAGCGTTAAAACGCGTTTAAGCACGTACCCAACGGTATTTGATATTGCCGATAGCATGTCGGATGGTAAAGAAGAGCTGCAAATAGAGCTTACCGAGCAAGGCTTTGCCTTGGGCTTAAACCGAGTAGATGTAGCAAACCAAGTACGTAACTCGTTTTTTGGCTCGCAAGTACAGCGTATTCAGCGCGGCCGTGACGATGTACGTGTTATGGTACGCCTACCTATTGAAGAGCGCCGCTCTGTAGCCGACTTACAAAACATACTGATCACTACACCTACAGGTGGTTCGGTGCCACTTTCGCATGTAGCTACATTAATTGCAGGGCAAAGCCCATCTACAATTAACCGTATAGATCGTTACCGCACACTTAACGTGACCGCCGACATAGAAAAAAGCAATACCAACATGACCGCGCTGCAAGCCGACCTAACTGAGTATTTAGATGAACTAATGCAGCAATACCCAGGTGTTGATTACAAGCTAGAAGGTGAAGCTAAAGAGCAAAGGGAGTCGTTTGGTTCACTGGCTTGGGCATTATTATTTGTATTTTTTATTATTTATTCACTATTAGCTATACCGCTTAAATCGTACATGCAGCCATTAATTGTAATGAGCGTAATACCGTTTGGCATGATAGGCGCCGTAGTAGGGCACTGGATCATGGGGATGGATTTAACCATTATGAGCTTACTTGGTATGTTGGCACTTATTGGTGTAGTGGTTAACGATTCACTTGTGTTGGTCGACTTTATTAATAAAAAACGCAGCGAAGGCGGCAAGATTATTGATGCTGTAAAACTTGCAGGGGCTGCACGTTTTCGCCCAGTAATGCTCACAAGTTTAACCACCTTTATTGGTTTAATGCCGTTATTATTTGAAAAAGCCACTCAGGCACAGTTTTTAATTCCAATGGCGGTAAGCCTAGGGTTTGGTATTGTGTTTGCTACATTTATTACACTTATATTAGTGCCAGTAAACTATATGCTTATGGAGCGCTTTCAAAGTTGGTTTAGATAA
- the ubiH gene encoding 2-octaprenyl-6-methoxyphenyl hydroxylase gives MAKQFDVVIIGGGLAGASCALSIAKTNPSLTIAVVEANQVTGDYHPSFDDRSIALAQQSVEYLQRLNLFEKSAPYTAAIKKVSVSDRGHFGKAHINCDEFAKPSLGYVVEVNPFGRALYQRLTHASISLYCPDSVSTIKQSLNSNELTLQSGEQLNTKLLVIADGAQSPTRKLLGLHFNTQPYEQGAIIANVEVAGGHNNHAYERFTEHGPMALLPMSNNRYSLVWCMTKQQVEQYTALNESDFLNALQSAFGYRAGQFTKVGTRTSYPLVYGQAESLTAHRTVVIGNAAHAIHPIAGQGFNLGLRDVQVLSDLIATSKNELGSYAFTREYSQKRSSDINTVMTLTDALVRLFSNSSRVLALGRSIGLFSMDLFPALKAPLAKQLMGQVKQGTRL, from the coding sequence GTGGCTAAGCAGTTTGATGTTGTAATTATTGGTGGCGGGCTTGCCGGTGCAAGCTGTGCGCTAAGCATTGCAAAAACAAATCCTTCACTGACTATTGCGGTAGTAGAAGCAAACCAAGTAACGGGCGATTACCACCCGAGCTTTGATGACAGAAGCATAGCCCTAGCTCAGCAGTCGGTAGAGTATTTACAGCGCTTAAATTTGTTTGAAAAAAGTGCACCCTATACCGCGGCTATAAAAAAAGTCAGCGTGTCGGATCGCGGTCACTTTGGTAAAGCACATATTAATTGCGACGAGTTTGCTAAGCCCTCATTAGGTTACGTCGTTGAGGTAAACCCATTTGGCCGAGCGCTTTATCAGCGCTTAACACACGCGAGCATCTCACTTTATTGCCCCGATAGTGTAAGCACTATTAAGCAAAGCCTAAACAGTAACGAGCTTACTCTACAAAGCGGCGAGCAATTAAACACTAAGCTACTTGTTATTGCCGATGGTGCACAATCTCCAACCCGAAAATTACTTGGTTTACACTTTAACACTCAGCCCTATGAGCAAGGCGCTATTATAGCCAATGTTGAAGTAGCAGGCGGGCATAACAACCATGCGTATGAACGCTTTACCGAGCATGGGCCTATGGCGCTTTTACCAATGAGCAATAACCGTTACTCATTAGTGTGGTGTATGACAAAGCAGCAAGTTGAGCAGTATACTGCCTTAAACGAAAGCGACTTTTTAAATGCGCTACAAAGTGCATTTGGTTACCGAGCAGGGCAATTTACAAAAGTGGGCACACGCACAAGCTACCCACTGGTTTATGGGCAAGCAGAATCATTAACGGCGCATCGTACAGTAGTAATTGGTAACGCCGCACATGCTATTCACCCTATTGCAGGGCAGGGCTTTAATTTAGGCCTGCGTGATGTACAAGTACTTAGTGATTTAATAGCAACAAGTAAAAACGAGTTAGGCAGCTATGCGTTTACTCGTGAGTATTCACAAAAACGCAGTAGCGATATAAACACCGTAATGACATTAACCGATGCACTGGTTAGGCTTTTTTCAAACTCGTCACGGGTATTAGCACTTGGGCGCAGCATTGGGCTTTTCTCAATGGATTTATTTCCCGCATTAAAAGCACCCTTGGCAAAGCAGCTAATGGGGCAAGTTAAACAAGGTACACGTTTATGA
- a CDS encoding UPF0149 family protein: MSDLPDYQKAQLLLEKNEIFVSPAEAHGVISGLLACGLSIDDKEYLGLLSDVFNDGLAFSKDLKQFFGTIYKQVVESFNDEAFAFDLFLPSDDETLIDQANGLVSWVAGFMLGFGLKQKDYGKLSADVKEVISDFSEITRLDTMFDETEEDSQALHEVIEYVRVSALLCFAELGKEKAPKKTLH; this comes from the coding sequence ATGAGCGACTTACCAGATTACCAAAAAGCCCAGCTGCTTTTAGAAAAAAACGAAATTTTTGTATCACCAGCAGAAGCACACGGTGTAATTAGTGGACTACTGGCCTGCGGCTTAAGTATTGATGACAAAGAATACCTTGGCCTATTAAGCGATGTATTTAACGACGGCTTAGCGTTTAGCAAAGACCTAAAGCAATTTTTTGGCACTATTTACAAGCAAGTGGTAGAGAGCTTTAACGATGAAGCTTTTGCGTTTGATTTATTTTTACCAAGCGATGACGAAACACTCATCGATCAAGCAAACGGCCTCGTATCATGGGTAGCTGGGTTTATGCTTGGCTTTGGCTTAAAGCAAAAAGACTACGGTAAGTTATCGGCTGATGTAAAAGAAGTAATCAGCGATTTTAGCGAAATAACTCGCCTAGATACGATGTTTGACGAAACCGAAGAAGATAGCCAAGCCCTTCATGAAGTAATTGAATATGTACGTGTATCGGCACTGCTTTGCTTTGCCGAGCTAGGTAAAGAAAAAGCACCTAAAAAAACACTACATTAA